A single window of Leptospira semungkisensis DNA harbors:
- a CDS encoding tetratricopeptide repeat protein translates to MQNAILNIRKLDESRLFIKYIPFLLISLCSFCQSLSAQSKNDYGWTGTPGNFSLLIEGQSVVHKETDFNSFPEGLNSAQRSEFAILAGEYLLLNKDTGKFSNLMSIIRKDKELSFAEVILQYFEDIYFSKKGKGEAGLKSWTAPANDVYQADLIKSTRNVLLYKKPSEKVKCSVKKPYYSLCRMLRLGGYLADMKPGDSSHEREYTNLQRILSPFPGVSDPEEKELKHLPFLSHFLPGISDYLAELGFARDAIQFSKIGIVSENLGGRLVPYSYEKLAYYYLIDGDANAAEKVLKYIIDRQGEITTSYKNSLYLKLGTLAYLQGDASRALDYYLNLDFLHWSARILHPLLGESISINSARDLVSIAVWRSKNSHKAVDALQSVSTPKNLSEDDLSTRLRIIQILSEDEPEVAAKLAMDLSFLAQSKGWRRVEYSATLLHGFLQLKTNNLRKAIIEFTKAAGILKEDPSYREEWIRLSGLFLSHKESTNLRGVKSFLDQAIRISAAGYPDDKVYEIKNYLPPSFGTKNLENVAIDFYSRHGYNQDLLSFLVHNEENLELQEEDSPIELGIVRSHIRSLKYKGFYPPGREPWTSSWSEIRAKEAARIREELDPISNVNFKKISQPLIALFVKDKRVFLFQKDGDSAELEFKELNTDNATSYTAQFAIKSAMDSFSKKDKVQIYLNSSGVEAADYLKKEFPESEIKLFRRFDKREEADVAKKIYAPSCENLFPKNSPEGEGRLSWQSIPLQYYDGVKVLQARSSLLLWNIKVSAKSPNGLRDYEWSCGPDSFAFRKMKRRLDFRNLPDRIVFTKDSLSGSGWGDKSEDFLDWARFWLSTGTSRLYYVKSWNSDSESDINLLERLSTENGDPNLNSRVLKMVRNAE, encoded by the coding sequence TTGCAAAACGCAATTTTAAATATTCGTAAACTAGACGAGTCTCGTCTTTTTATTAAATATATTCCTTTTTTATTAATTTCTTTATGTTCTTTCTGCCAGTCGTTATCGGCACAAAGCAAGAACGATTACGGATGGACCGGAACTCCCGGCAACTTCTCTCTTTTGATCGAAGGCCAATCCGTCGTTCATAAGGAAACCGATTTTAATTCCTTTCCCGAAGGCTTAAACTCTGCCCAAAGATCCGAATTTGCGATCCTTGCCGGCGAATATCTTCTATTGAACAAGGATACGGGAAAATTTTCAAATCTGATGAGTATCATCCGAAAGGATAAGGAACTAAGCTTTGCAGAAGTTATTCTGCAATATTTCGAGGATATTTATTTTTCGAAGAAGGGAAAAGGAGAAGCCGGCCTTAAATCTTGGACTGCTCCAGCAAACGACGTCTACCAAGCGGATCTGATCAAATCAACGCGTAACGTTCTTCTTTATAAGAAACCTTCCGAGAAGGTAAAATGCTCTGTTAAAAAACCGTATTATTCTCTTTGCAGAATGCTTCGTTTAGGCGGATATCTTGCGGACATGAAGCCTGGGGATTCGAGTCATGAAAGAGAATACACGAATCTCCAAAGGATCCTTTCACCTTTTCCTGGGGTTTCCGATCCGGAAGAAAAGGAGTTGAAACATCTGCCTTTTCTTTCTCATTTCCTACCTGGGATCTCCGATTATTTGGCGGAGCTCGGCTTTGCAAGAGATGCAATCCAGTTTTCCAAGATCGGGATAGTTTCGGAGAATTTGGGTGGTAGGTTGGTGCCCTATTCCTATGAGAAGCTTGCTTATTACTATCTCATAGATGGAGATGCAAACGCAGCGGAGAAGGTCTTAAAATATATTATAGATCGCCAAGGAGAGATTACTACTTCTTATAAGAATTCTCTCTATCTGAAGTTGGGTACTCTCGCTTATTTGCAAGGAGATGCCTCTCGCGCTCTGGACTATTATTTGAATTTGGACTTCTTGCATTGGTCTGCGAGAATATTGCATCCTTTATTGGGAGAATCGATTTCGATTAACAGTGCAAGAGACTTGGTGTCGATCGCAGTTTGGAGATCTAAGAATTCTCATAAGGCAGTAGATGCTTTGCAGTCCGTCAGCACTCCTAAGAATTTATCCGAAGACGATCTATCTACAAGGCTTAGGATCATACAGATACTTTCCGAGGATGAACCTGAAGTTGCTGCAAAGCTTGCCATGGACCTGAGCTTTCTTGCGCAAAGTAAGGGATGGAGAAGGGTGGAATATTCGGCGACACTTCTTCACGGTTTTCTCCAGCTCAAGACGAATAACTTAAGAAAAGCAATCATAGAATTTACCAAAGCGGCAGGTATCTTAAAGGAAGATCCTTCGTATCGGGAAGAATGGATCCGCTTGAGCGGGCTTTTTCTTTCTCATAAGGAATCTACGAACTTAAGAGGAGTAAAATCCTTTCTAGATCAAGCGATTCGGATTTCTGCAGCAGGTTATCCGGATGATAAGGTGTATGAGATCAAGAATTATCTACCTCCTTCTTTCGGGACAAAAAACCTAGAGAATGTTGCGATCGATTTCTATTCCAGACACGGATATAACCAGGATCTTCTTTCCTTTTTGGTTCATAATGAAGAGAACCTTGAATTGCAAGAAGAGGATTCTCCTATCGAATTAGGAATCGTGAGAAGTCACATAAGATCTCTCAAATACAAAGGATTTTATCCTCCAGGAAGAGAGCCATGGACTTCTTCTTGGTCGGAAATAAGAGCAAAAGAAGCCGCTCGCATTCGAGAAGAATTGGATCCCATCTCCAATGTGAATTTTAAAAAGATCAGCCAACCCTTGATCGCACTTTTTGTAAAAGATAAACGGGTCTTCTTATTCCAAAAGGATGGAGATTCTGCCGAGCTTGAATTCAAAGAATTGAATACGGATAACGCAACAAGTTATACAGCTCAGTTCGCGATCAAATCAGCAATGGATTCTTTTTCCAAAAAAGATAAGGTTCAGATTTATCTGAACTCGTCCGGAGTTGAGGCTGCGGACTATCTGAAGAAGGAATTTCCAGAATCTGAGATCAAATTGTTCAGGAGATTTGATAAGAGAGAAGAAGCTGACGTTGCTAAAAAGATCTATGCTCCTTCTTGCGAGAATCTTTTTCCTAAGAATTCACCGGAAGGCGAAGGCCGTTTGAGTTGGCAATCCATCCCTTTACAATATTATGATGGCGTAAAGGTGCTTCAAGCGAGGTCCTCTCTTTTGCTATGGAATATTAAGGTGTCTGCCAAGTCTCCGAATGGACTCAGAGATTACGAATGGTCTTGCGGGCCGGATAGTTTCGCTTTTCGTAAAATGAAGAGGAGATTGGATTTTAGGAATCTTCCTGATAGGATTGTTTTTACCAAAGATAGTCTGAGTGGATCCGGTTGGGGAGATAAGTCGGAGGATTTTCTGGATTGGGCCAGATTTTGGCTAAGCACGGGAACGTCTCGTCTCTACTACGTTAAATCTTGGAATTCAGATTCAGAATCCGACATAAATTTACTGGAACGACTCTCGACTGAAAACGGGGATCCTAATTTGAATTCCAGAGTCCTTAAGATGGTCCGAAACGCCGAGTAA
- a CDS encoding NAD(P)H-dependent glycerol-3-phosphate dehydrogenase, giving the protein MQIGVIGSGSFGTSLGVLLADKGYDVTIWGRNGDLIREINEAHRNEKYLPGIDLPKNLKGTLRLEEAVKDMQMIVSAPPSHAITDILREIKSYLPEKAPIVSASKGIENGSLRLVSEIFEAELPGKFHSGLSYLSGPSFAKELVKRVPTIVSIASKNEATARKVQEIFSFTYFRTYWTPDVVGVEVGGSLKNVIAIAAGVADGLGFGQNTRAALITRGLTEISRLGVKLGADPLTFLGPSGMGDLILTCCGEASRNRTVGFRLGKGESLDSILGGMTEVAEGVKTAKSGFELSQKLNIEMAITTEVYKMLYEHKNPKDVVRDLMGRDLKREGL; this is encoded by the coding sequence ATGCAAATCGGCGTTATCGGATCCGGAAGTTTCGGCACCTCACTCGGAGTCTTGCTCGCAGACAAGGGTTATGATGTCACCATCTGGGGAAGGAACGGGGACTTGATCCGAGAGATAAACGAGGCCCATCGAAATGAAAAATATCTTCCTGGGATCGATCTTCCTAAAAACTTAAAAGGCACTCTTCGTTTAGAAGAGGCAGTCAAGGACATGCAGATGATCGTTTCTGCTCCTCCTTCTCATGCGATCACCGATATTTTAAGAGAAATTAAATCCTATTTACCTGAAAAGGCTCCTATCGTTTCCGCAAGTAAGGGAATCGAGAACGGAAGTCTACGTTTGGTTTCCGAAATATTCGAAGCGGAGCTTCCCGGAAAATTTCATAGCGGACTTTCTTACTTATCAGGACCTAGTTTTGCAAAAGAACTAGTAAAAAGAGTTCCTACTATTGTCAGTATCGCTTCCAAGAACGAGGCAACCGCTAGAAAGGTTCAGGAAATTTTCAGTTTCACTTATTTTAGGACATACTGGACACCCGATGTGGTCGGAGTAGAAGTAGGCGGTTCTTTAAAGAATGTGATCGCAATTGCTGCCGGAGTCGCAGACGGATTGGGTTTCGGTCAAAACACAAGGGCCGCATTGATTACCAGAGGATTAACCGAGATCTCCAGACTGGGAGTTAAATTGGGTGCAGACCCTCTTACTTTTTTGGGACCTTCGGGAATGGGGGATCTGATCCTAACTTGCTGCGGAGAAGCATCTAGAAATCGTACGGTAGGATTCAGACTGGGCAAAGGAGAAAGCCTGGATTCTATTTTGGGTGGAATGACCGAAGTCGCAGAAGGTGTCAAAACTGCAAAAAGTGGTTTTGAGTTATCCCAAAAACTGAACATTGAAATGGCTATAACGACCGAGGTGTATAAAATGCTTTACGAACATAAGAATCCGAAGGACGTTGTTAGAGATTTGATGGGCAGGGACTTGAAACGCGAAGGTCTTTAA
- a CDS encoding metallophosphoesterase family protein → MRIVYLTDIHDGLRGLKEVLLGTDCDLYLFSGDIIYKAFFNPERIIEFVTLQEEMYRFMENMKEEINAYDYATRAVRFPEKYQPAVVEKSHDYRRLFHQAAKTMKEKYELIEIIIQKYAKAPVWLLPGNYDIDLQYSALYERDLHRKIFEFGGLKFAGYGGAPVITSGIPEKLAVKFHEYNRNGKNYSEPEDFFKEENPDIVVIHNPAYGFLDKIPSFGNVGSQGIRRYLDDYSPSLVVSGHVHEDQGIIKKGKTVFLNPSNFGPVDSVFGFQPGGFFSEIEIENNLVKKVKLNRLSDHSIRHLLEVDCSGDKLELVSTSNDSEVSAEDFIR, encoded by the coding sequence ATGAGGATTGTTTACCTCACCGATATCCACGACGGACTAAGAGGATTGAAGGAAGTCCTACTAGGAACCGATTGCGACTTGTACCTCTTCTCCGGCGACATTATCTATAAAGCCTTTTTCAATCCAGAACGCATCATCGAATTCGTAACTCTCCAAGAAGAAATGTATCGATTCATGGAGAACATGAAGGAAGAAATTAACGCGTATGATTATGCGACAAGAGCAGTCCGCTTTCCTGAAAAATACCAACCCGCAGTAGTCGAAAAATCCCACGATTACAGAAGACTCTTCCATCAAGCCGCAAAGACGATGAAGGAAAAGTACGAACTCATAGAGATCATTATCCAAAAATACGCCAAGGCTCCTGTTTGGTTATTGCCAGGTAACTACGATATCGACCTACAATATTCCGCTTTGTATGAAAGGGATCTGCATCGTAAAATATTCGAGTTCGGAGGATTGAAATTCGCCGGATACGGAGGAGCTCCCGTGATCACTTCGGGAATTCCTGAAAAGCTCGCAGTGAAATTCCACGAGTACAATCGTAACGGAAAGAATTACAGCGAACCGGAGGATTTTTTTAAAGAGGAGAATCCCGACATAGTTGTGATCCATAATCCTGCTTATGGCTTCTTAGATAAGATCCCAAGTTTCGGAAATGTAGGATCTCAAGGGATCAGAAGATATCTAGACGATTATTCTCCTTCTCTCGTAGTTTCCGGTCATGTGCATGAAGACCAAGGCATTATTAAAAAGGGAAAAACCGTATTTTTGAATCCTTCTAATTTCGGGCCTGTGGATTCAGTTTTCGGATTCCAACCCGGAGGCTTCTTCTCCGAGATAGAAATAGAAAACAATCTTGTAAAAAAAGTAAAACTGAATAGACTATCGGATCACTCAATTCGCCATCTCTTAGAGGTCGATTGTTCCGGAGACAAGTTAGAGCTTGTCAGCACGAGCAATGACTCCGAAGTTTCGGCGGAAGATTTTATTCGATAG
- the recG gene encoding ATP-dependent DNA helicase RecG gives MKNSVSEKKNLSLHSSIAVLKGVGPKKQEVLESVGIKTLQDLLSWFPRRYLDRNLTENILLKQGESVTLIVEVIDSYLAHGKKSRLVVSAKTKNNEPISLVFFKGIQFFRRIFQSGILVAVTGKLEYFRGFQLIHPDYEVLSQGGNSDISEEDLPESIHTGRIIPLYPTTEAMRDEHINSRELRKLIHYALGTLEGKIPEILPQEVLKKRSLMDRYNAYVEIHFPKEDENLGRARTRFKYEELYYFNLLIEYKKSQRAKVPRILWPLPESKIAKNLISNLPFELTNDQKESIAKINEWTKSDTPAAILLQGDVGSGKTLVALLTALRYTENHVQVCMVAPTEILARQHYQTIMNFLGNMPFLGIELLVGKEPKKNRAEKIFRIKTGESLFIIGTHSVFQEDVEFKDLGLVIIDEQHKFGVEQRETLRSKGKNPDILAMTATPIPRTLCLTLYGDLELVTLKNRPAGRIPIKTLWFTEDRRAGVYKSIQKYVTQGRQCYIVYPLVEESEKSDLKSCIEAYETLRKDIFPEFKVGLLHGKMDTSEKDRVMKLFQQNEIQILVSTTVIEVGVDVPNASVMVIEHSDRFGISQLHQLRGRVGRGIHESFCILISDAKITEEARYRIQALVDSNDGFFLSEADLKLRGPGELLGVRQSGLPDFKIADLREDRDWIEISREDAEKFGNLGDLEKSEIAQRFSEGALLFSN, from the coding sequence ATGAAGAACTCGGTCTCTGAAAAAAAGAATCTAAGCTTACATAGTTCTATCGCTGTTCTAAAAGGCGTTGGCCCCAAGAAACAAGAAGTCTTGGAGTCCGTGGGAATCAAGACTCTTCAGGATCTCTTGAGTTGGTTTCCGCGTCGTTACTTGGATCGAAATCTCACCGAAAACATTCTTCTAAAGCAAGGTGAGTCAGTAACTCTGATCGTAGAAGTCATAGATTCCTATCTGGCTCACGGAAAAAAATCCAGGCTCGTTGTCTCTGCCAAAACAAAGAACAACGAACCGATCAGTTTAGTTTTCTTTAAAGGAATTCAATTTTTCCGCAGAATATTTCAATCCGGGATACTTGTCGCAGTCACCGGAAAACTGGAATATTTCAGAGGATTCCAACTCATTCATCCGGATTACGAAGTCCTCTCGCAAGGCGGGAATTCGGACATTTCAGAAGAAGATCTACCGGAAAGCATTCATACGGGACGGATCATTCCCCTCTATCCTACTACGGAAGCGATGAGGGATGAGCATATCAATTCTCGAGAGTTAAGAAAGCTGATCCACTATGCATTGGGAACTTTAGAAGGTAAGATACCGGAGATCCTTCCCCAAGAAGTGTTGAAAAAAAGAAGTTTAATGGATCGTTATAACGCCTATGTGGAGATCCATTTTCCGAAAGAAGACGAGAATTTAGGCAGAGCAAGAACAAGGTTCAAATACGAAGAATTATATTATTTTAATCTTCTCATCGAATACAAAAAGTCGCAGAGAGCCAAGGTTCCCAGAATACTTTGGCCCTTGCCCGAATCCAAGATCGCAAAGAATTTGATTTCGAATCTTCCCTTTGAACTTACAAATGATCAGAAGGAAAGCATCGCAAAAATAAACGAATGGACCAAATCGGATACGCCTGCGGCAATCCTTTTGCAAGGAGACGTCGGTTCCGGTAAAACTTTAGTCGCACTATTGACCGCTCTTCGTTATACGGAGAATCATGTTCAAGTTTGCATGGTTGCTCCTACGGAAATCCTCGCCAGACAACATTATCAAACTATAATGAACTTCTTAGGAAATATGCCTTTTCTCGGAATAGAACTTTTAGTGGGGAAAGAACCTAAAAAGAACCGAGCAGAAAAAATATTTCGGATCAAAACGGGAGAATCCTTATTTATCATAGGAACTCATAGCGTATTCCAGGAAGATGTAGAGTTCAAAGACCTAGGACTTGTAATCATAGACGAGCAGCATAAATTCGGAGTAGAACAAAGGGAAACTCTCAGATCCAAAGGAAAAAATCCGGATATCCTTGCCATGACTGCAACTCCCATCCCGAGAACACTTTGTCTTACTTTGTATGGAGATTTAGAACTAGTCACATTAAAGAATAGACCAGCAGGAAGAATTCCGATCAAGACACTTTGGTTTACCGAAGATAGAAGAGCAGGAGTCTATAAATCCATCCAGAAATACGTGACCCAAGGCAGACAATGTTATATTGTCTACCCTTTGGTAGAAGAGTCCGAAAAATCGGATCTTAAGTCCTGTATAGAAGCCTATGAAACTCTTAGAAAAGATATCTTTCCTGAGTTCAAAGTAGGATTGCTACACGGCAAAATGGACACGTCTGAAAAAGACAGAGTGATGAAATTATTCCAGCAAAACGAGATCCAGATTTTAGTGAGCACCACTGTAATCGAGGTAGGCGTGGATGTTCCTAACGCTTCTGTCATGGTTATAGAACATTCGGACCGTTTCGGGATTTCTCAACTCCATCAGTTAAGAGGCCGAGTGGGACGAGGAATCCATGAGAGTTTTTGTATCCTCATTTCCGATGCAAAGATCACAGAAGAGGCGAGATACAGGATCCAGGCATTAGTAGACTCCAACGATGGATTCTTTCTCTCCGAGGCGGATCTAAAATTAAGAGGTCCAGGAGAACTCTTAGGAGTCAGACAAAGCGGACTCCCAGATTTCAAGATTGCAGATCTTAGAGAAGACAGGGATTGGATCGAAATCTCCAGAGAAGATGCAGAGAAATTCGGAAATCTAGGCGATCTAGAAAAATCAGAGATCGCTCAAAGATTCTCGGAAGGCGCACTTCTATTCTCTAACTAA
- a CDS encoding TIGR04452 family lipoprotein has product MKKIITLLLPLTLMLNCVLFDKVGLSYPDTVSGTEAKNIILTSAVIGSATTGFSVLSILAPQLAKVENDKYYTKSDVDACANNALIFNLLTVDLGGYSCNLQPRATIIPYIY; this is encoded by the coding sequence ATGAAAAAAATCATCACTCTTCTTCTGCCCCTGACTCTGATGTTAAATTGTGTTCTGTTTGATAAGGTAGGCTTATCTTATCCGGATACAGTGAGTGGAACGGAAGCTAAGAACATTATTCTTACTAGCGCTGTCATAGGATCCGCTACAACCGGCTTCTCAGTACTTTCTATTCTCGCTCCGCAACTTGCGAAAGTGGAGAATGACAAATACTATACCAAATCGGATGTGGACGCTTGTGCAAACAACGCGCTCATCTTTAACTTATTAACTGTGGACTTAGGCGGTTATAGCTGCAATTTGCAGCCTAGAGCGACTATCATTCCTTATATTTACTAA
- a CDS encoding M15 family metallopeptidase yields the protein MPSKVLLVFLFFYLATDSIFSQSNEETYQGVPNLSYLMGDFPKEKALVLYSNPGDPRQFFLRQETKAAFLKLKEEYKKAHPEERQAPFIVSAYRSYSDQKSIWEDKYSGKKKMREPVTGKTPNQIVSLILEFSSAPGTSRHHWGTDIDINALENSYFEKGGKGEVFYNWMKENAHKFGFCQPYTPKQDRGNKGYNEEKWHWSYAPLSNRFQKDWVNTYKNGQLKLSGKFQGSEVLGNLPLEYVTSINPDCEKIK from the coding sequence ATGCCGTCCAAAGTCCTCTTAGTCTTTTTGTTTTTTTATCTAGCGACCGATTCTATTTTCTCTCAATCCAACGAAGAAACATACCAAGGAGTGCCTAACCTTTCTTATCTAATGGGAGATTTTCCAAAAGAGAAAGCATTGGTTCTTTATTCCAATCCGGGAGATCCAAGACAATTCTTCCTGCGCCAAGAAACTAAGGCTGCTTTTTTAAAGTTGAAAGAAGAATATAAAAAGGCCCATCCGGAAGAGAGACAGGCTCCATTTATAGTGTCCGCGTATCGTTCTTATTCCGACCAAAAATCCATCTGGGAAGACAAATATTCCGGCAAGAAGAAGATGAGAGAGCCTGTTACAGGCAAAACTCCGAATCAAATCGTCTCTTTGATCCTAGAATTTTCCAGTGCTCCAGGCACTTCTCGCCATCATTGGGGAACTGACATAGACATTAATGCATTAGAAAATTCTTATTTTGAGAAGGGTGGAAAAGGAGAAGTCTTCTATAATTGGATGAAGGAGAACGCTCATAAATTCGGCTTTTGCCAGCCATATACTCCCAAACAGGATCGAGGAAATAAGGGTTACAATGAGGAGAAATGGCACTGGTCCTACGCTCCTCTCTCCAACAGATTTCAAAAAGATTGGGTAAATACTTATAAAAACGGACAGCTCAAACTTTCCGGTAAGTTCCAAGGCTCCGAAGTCCTGGGAAATCTTCCTTTAGAATATGTGACTTCGATCAATCCAGATTGCGAAAAGATCAAATAA
- the lpxA gene encoding acyl-ACP--UDP-N-acetylglucosamine O-acyltransferase → MKIHPTAIVDSKAELHESVEVGAYSIIEKDVVIGEGTVIETGARIFAGTRFGKFNKVHHGAVIGVGPQDLGFDPNTASKTIIGDNNTFKEYSNIHRGTKVDSPTVIGNRNYVMGNAHVGHDCILGDDNILTHGLVLAGHVTVGNKAFISGLVAVHQFCFVGDYAMIAGCSKVVQDVPPYATADGNPCTIIGLNTVGLKRAGFSPELRTAIKNAYKTIYHSGMNYRTALEELEKQSNNPKEVLDIINFFKNSDRGVMNHR, encoded by the coding sequence ATGAAAATTCACCCAACAGCCATAGTCGATTCTAAAGCAGAATTGCACGAATCCGTCGAAGTGGGAGCATATTCCATCATAGAAAAGGATGTGGTAATCGGCGAGGGAACAGTGATCGAGACAGGAGCGAGAATTTTCGCAGGAACTCGATTCGGCAAATTTAACAAAGTTCATCACGGAGCCGTGATTGGTGTAGGGCCTCAGGACTTAGGATTCGATCCGAACACTGCAAGTAAAACTATCATCGGCGATAATAATACGTTTAAGGAATATTCCAATATTCATAGAGGAACGAAAGTAGATTCTCCCACCGTCATCGGAAACAGGAATTATGTTATGGGGAATGCTCACGTAGGTCACGATTGCATTCTGGGCGACGACAATATTTTAACTCACGGACTGGTGCTTGCCGGACACGTGACTGTTGGAAACAAAGCGTTTATCTCCGGTTTGGTCGCTGTTCACCAATTTTGTTTTGTTGGTGATTACGCGATGATCGCAGGTTGTTCTAAAGTAGTCCAAGACGTTCCACCGTATGCGACTGCAGACGGAAATCCATGCACTATCATCGGACTGAATACTGTGGGATTAAAAAGGGCAGGATTTTCACCTGAACTCCGTACCGCGATCAAGAACGCATATAAGACTATCTATCACTCTGGAATGAATTACAGAACGGCTTTAGAAGAATTGGAAAAACAATCCAATAATCCTAAGGAAGTTTTGGACATTATCAACTTCTTCAAGAACAGCGATAGAGGAGTGATGAATCATAGATAA
- a CDS encoding Hpt domain-containing protein: MLIDWSRLDSLKQGDDEEDRIWLEDMVRSLRKNMNSRLDNIKTFATEGKTSELQAELHQTKGVAANFGLAGMQKTVTEAESNLKAGNLDATVKLCEELPSLWEQTKKELAPKFPD, translated from the coding sequence ATGCTGATAGATTGGTCTCGTTTAGATTCACTCAAACAAGGTGATGACGAAGAAGACAGAATTTGGCTCGAAGACATGGTTCGCTCTCTTCGCAAGAACATGAACAGTCGTTTAGACAATATTAAGACTTTTGCAACAGAAGGAAAGACCAGCGAATTGCAAGCTGAACTCCATCAGACTAAAGGAGTCGCCGCTAACTTCGGATTGGCAGGCATGCAAAAAACTGTAACGGAAGCAGAATCGAATTTGAAGGCGGGAAACTTAGACGCGACGGTTAAACTTTGCGAAGAACTTCCAAGTCTTTGGGAGCAGACCAAAAAGGAACTGGCTCCCAAATTTCCGGATTAA
- a CDS encoding N-acetylneuraminate synthase family protein has product MDIVELEKGYPETEAKIKALATECGNATEIIRGAVVSDTIHFIGDTRKISDKEGYVKELPGVTRIWNVSLPYKNIARTAAGKNGEVVHRENRIVEVPGQDGLVRKFGTGKHIFVVGPDSPQTYEQTITIAKQAVELGKKYGILDRIIFRGGAFKPRTRPTDWRGMGWDGIKLLDRVKEETGLPYVTEVMDHTMAEEVSKHADMIQIGTRNAQDFELLEAVGRTGKPVILKRGFGNEAIEWFSAAEYIANQGNLNIVLCERGVKTLFIKEGYCRNTPDLNVITHAKNQTILPVIFDPSHVAGDDKIVVSNLLASLPFNPDGSITETLHEEGFRKEQMCDAAQALLMSLYDKTVEAILTYEEKIKPITDKVDSYFLERKGKK; this is encoded by the coding sequence GTGGACATAGTAGAACTCGAGAAAGGATACCCGGAAACCGAAGCAAAAATAAAGGCTCTCGCCACCGAATGCGGAAACGCGACCGAAATTATTCGCGGAGCCGTAGTCTCGGACACGATTCATTTCATAGGAGATACTCGTAAGATCTCCGACAAAGAAGGTTACGTGAAAGAACTTCCAGGCGTGACTAGAATTTGGAACGTATCCCTTCCTTATAAAAATATCGCACGTACCGCTGCCGGAAAGAACGGAGAAGTCGTTCATAGAGAGAATCGCATTGTAGAGGTTCCCGGCCAAGACGGCTTGGTCCGTAAATTCGGAACAGGAAAACATATCTTCGTAGTCGGTCCTGATTCTCCTCAGACCTACGAGCAAACCATTACTATCGCAAAGCAAGCAGTGGAGCTTGGAAAGAAATATGGGATCCTAGATCGTATTATCTTTCGAGGCGGAGCATTCAAACCTAGAACTCGTCCAACCGATTGGAGAGGAATGGGCTGGGACGGAATTAAATTACTCGATCGAGTAAAAGAAGAAACCGGTCTTCCTTATGTAACTGAAGTCATGGATCATACCATGGCAGAAGAAGTTTCTAAGCACGCGGATATGATCCAGATCGGAACTCGTAACGCTCAAGACTTCGAATTATTAGAAGCGGTTGGACGCACAGGAAAACCTGTGATCCTGAAAAGAGGTTTCGGGAACGAAGCGATCGAATGGTTTTCTGCTGCAGAATACATTGCTAATCAAGGAAATTTGAATATAGTTCTTTGCGAAAGAGGAGTGAAAACTCTCTTCATTAAAGAAGGATATTGCCGTAACACTCCTGATTTGAACGTGATCACTCACGCTAAGAACCAAACGATTCTTCCTGTAATCTTTGATCCTAGCCATGTTGCGGGAGACGATAAGATCGTAGTTTCGAATCTTTTGGCTTCTCTTCCTTTCAATCCTGACGGATCGATCACTGAGACCTTGCATGAGGAAGGATTCCGTAAGGAGCAGATGTGCGATGCAGCTCAGGCTTTATTGATGTCTCTCTACGATAAGACTGTAGAAGCGATCCTTACGTATGAGGAAAAGATTAAGCCGATCACTGATAAAGTGGATTCTTATTTTTTGGAGCGTAAAGGGAAGAAGTGA